In Serinus canaria isolate serCan28SL12 chromosome 7 unlocalized genomic scaffold, serCan2020 HiC_scaffold_29, whole genome shotgun sequence, a single genomic region encodes these proteins:
- the ARL4C gene encoding ADP-ribosylation factor-like protein 4C: MGNISSNISAFQSLHIVMLGLDSAGKTTVLYRLKFNEFVNTVPTIGFNTEKIRLSNGTAKGISCHFWDVGGQEKLRPLWKSYSRCTDGIIYVVDSVDVDRLEEAKTELHKVTKFAENQGTPLLVIANKQDLPKSLPVAEIEKQLALHELTPSTTYHIQPACAIIGEGLTEGMDKLYEMILKRRKSLKQKKKR, from the coding sequence ATGGGGAACATCTCCTCCAACATCTCCGCCTTCCAGTCCCTGCACATCGTCATGCTGGGCCTGGACTCGGCGGGCAAGACCACGGTGCTCTACCGCCTCAAGTTCAACGAGTTCGTCAACACCGTGCCCACCATCGGCTTCAACACGGAGAAGATCCGGCTCAGCAACGGGACGGCCAAGGGCATCAGCTGCCACTTCTGGGACGTGGGCGGCCAGGAGAAGCTGCGCCCGCTCTGGAAGTCCTACAGCCGCTGCACCGATGGCATCATCTACGTGGTGGACTCAGTGGACGTGGACCGGCTGGAGGAAGCCAAAACGGAGCTGCACAAGGTGACCAAGTTCGCGGAGAACCAGGGCACGCCGCTGCTGGTCATCGCCAACAAGCAGGACCTGCCCAAATCGCTGCCGGTGGCCGAGATCGAGAAGCAGCTGGCCCTCCACGAGCTGACCCCTTCCACCACCTACCACATCCAGCCCGCCTGCGCCATCATCGGCGAGGGGCTGACGGAGGGCATGGACAAGCTCTACGAGATGATCCTCAAGCGCAGGAAGTCCCTCAAGCAGAAGAAGAAGCGGTAG